A single Methanophagales archaeon DNA region contains:
- a CDS encoding DUF1638 domain-containing protein, with protein sequence MHLGIITCEILRREIHDVVIWTGIKRVFIVLPDTTNPAILMASREMNTRFLTELAKEEEIEIKEKRLDDIRREIKDNKLMDSVIIIVMELRLHDYPWKLLAAIGDGLKELSPVVDLVLLGYGLCGCTSDELEELIRKVPVPVVIPRGARGEILNNCIEIALGRERVQELLSEEAGTFFMTPAGASIIKEPQVILKSSINITAGGWGYNYRCRSATATAAAIDTSNIIKLLKNHYKRVIKVCYSEADERDEEFERVVRNFAAKFGLMIESVRGSSRAMTDALASFLSSSHQEPRTRSLKGENSCPPPS encoded by the coding sequence ATGCACCTCGGAATAATCACCTGTGAGATTCTGAGGCGTGAGATACATGATGTCGTTATATGGACCGGCATCAAGCGTGTATTCATCGTATTACCAGATACAACGAATCCCGCAATCCTCATGGCGAGCCGGGAGATGAATACGCGATTTCTTACCGAGCTCGCTAAAGAGGAAGAGATAGAGATAAAAGAGAAGCGTCTTGATGATATCAGGCGTGAGATTAAGGACAATAAGCTTATGGATTCGGTGATTATTATAGTGATGGAGTTAAGATTGCATGACTATCCCTGGAAGCTACTGGCTGCGATAGGAGATGGGTTGAAGGAACTGAGTCCAGTGGTTGATCTCGTCCTGCTTGGTTACGGGTTGTGTGGCTGCACATCAGACGAGCTGGAAGAGCTGATACGTAAAGTCCCTGTGCCCGTAGTGATACCGAGAGGAGCAAGAGGTGAGATATTGAACAATTGCATAGAGATTGCTCTCGGCAGAGAAAGGGTGCAAGAGCTGCTGAGCGAGGAGGCTGGTACTTTCTTCATGACGCCTGCCGGTGCTTCAATAATAAAAGAGCCTCAGGTGATTCTGAAATCGAGCATAAATATAACGGCTGGCGGCTGGGGCTACAACTACAGATGCCGGAGTGCAACAGCAACAGCAGCAGCGATAGATACTTCAAATATAATAAAACTGCTGAAGAATCATTACAAACGCGTTATTAAGGTATGCTACTCGGAGGCAGATGAGAGAGATGAGGAATTTGAAAGGGTAGTGAGGAATTTCGCAGCTAAATTTGGACTGATGATAGAATCGGTTAGGGGCTCTTCCCGCGCTATGACCGATGCCCTCGCCTCCTTCCTATCATCAAGTCATCAAGAACCACGAACACGAAGCTTAAAAGGTGAGAATTCGTGCCCGCCTCCCTCGTAA
- a CDS encoding 50S ribosomal protein L5: MESNQNPMRRIEVDKVVINMGVGESGEKLAKAEKLLAEPAIAGQKPIKIAAKRTIQPFGIKRGEAIACKVTLRGARAHDFLTRVFKIQNKLYMSQFDTSGNFSFGIAEHTDFGIRYDPNVGIFGMDVSVSLKRPGYRIKERRIQRKKVPARHRLTRDECIAFLEKEYGVEVVAE, encoded by the coding sequence ATGGAATCGAATCAGAATCCAATGAGGAGGATAGAAGTGGATAAAGTAGTGATAAACATGGGTGTAGGTGAGAGTGGCGAGAAGCTGGCAAAAGCAGAGAAACTGCTCGCTGAGCCCGCAATTGCCGGTCAAAAACCGATAAAAATCGCAGCAAAACGGACGATCCAGCCTTTTGGTATAAAACGCGGTGAGGCAATCGCATGTAAAGTCACTCTTCGGGGTGCCCGTGCACATGATTTCCTGACACGCGTATTTAAAATACAGAATAAACTTTATATGAGCCAATTTGATACCTCCGGCAATTTCTCATTCGGAATTGCAGAACATACCGATTTTGGTATTCGCTATGATCCAAATGTCGGTATCTTCGGTATGGACGTCTCAGTATCTCTGAAAAGACCGGGTTATCGAATAAAGGAGCGCCGGATACAGCGAAAAAAGGTACCAGCCAGGCATAGACTAACTAGGGATGAGTGCATAGCATTTCTTGAGAAGGAGTATGGTGTGGAAGTGGTGGCGGAATAA